In Melioribacteraceae bacterium 4301-Me, a genomic segment contains:
- a CDS encoding sodium:proton antiporter yields the protein MRLLKKVKYIAILLVLSSGLTLAVDSSVLENTSNLPEALMVIPFFLLLLMIATGPLFYRHFWEHHYPKIAILLGSITVIYYLFFLKDTHSLLHTLAEYISFIALLSSLFVASGGILIKIDRKSTPLLNSIILFIGAILANIIGTTGASMLLIRPFIKINKNRIKAYHIIFFIFIVSNIGGALTPIGDPPLFLGFLRGIDFFWFSIHIWYIWLPAILLLLAIFFFIDAKNIFINNKESYFTGKFELKGTKNLLYLLVILISVFIDPNIFSWVPNLSPLPFGVREIIMFTVVYLSYKNADKNILMANEFDFEPIKEVAYLFAGIFATMIPALQLIAYEAKILGDKLNPGSFYWATGILSALLDNAPTYLNFLSAELGKYGLNVNLKSDVQLFQHLYPVYLQSISIAAVFFGAMTYIGNGPNFMVKSISERAGIEMPSFFGYMVKYSIPILLPVFLLIWYVLYA from the coding sequence ATGAGATTATTAAAGAAAGTAAAATATATAGCAATTTTACTGGTGTTGAGTAGTGGACTTACACTTGCCGTAGATAGTTCTGTTTTAGAAAACACTTCTAATTTGCCAGAAGCTTTAATGGTAATTCCTTTTTTTCTTCTGTTATTAATGATTGCTACTGGTCCTTTGTTTTATAGACATTTTTGGGAACATCATTATCCTAAGATTGCAATCCTACTCGGTTCAATTACTGTTATTTATTATTTATTTTTTTTGAAAGATACACATAGCCTTTTACACACTTTAGCTGAATATATTTCTTTTATTGCATTGTTATCCTCTTTATTTGTTGCCTCAGGCGGTATTCTTATAAAAATAGATCGTAAATCAACTCCTTTATTGAATTCAATAATATTGTTCATTGGTGCAATATTAGCAAACATAATTGGTACTACCGGCGCTTCTATGCTGCTAATCCGCCCATTTATAAAAATAAACAAGAACAGGATTAAAGCTTACCATATAATATTTTTTATTTTCATTGTAAGCAACATTGGTGGCGCTTTAACTCCAATTGGTGATCCACCACTTTTTTTGGGCTTTTTGCGTGGAATTGATTTTTTCTGGTTTTCAATTCATATATGGTATATATGGCTGCCTGCTATTCTGCTACTTTTAGCTATTTTCTTTTTTATTGATGCAAAAAATATATTCATTAATAATAAAGAAAGTTACTTCACTGGTAAGTTTGAACTTAAGGGTACAAAAAATCTTTTGTATTTACTAGTTATATTAATTTCAGTATTTATTGATCCAAACATTTTCAGCTGGGTGCCTAACTTATCACCTTTACCGTTTGGAGTAAGAGAGATAATCATGTTCACTGTAGTTTATTTATCTTATAAAAATGCTGATAAAAATATATTAATGGCTAATGAATTCGATTTTGAACCTATTAAAGAGGTGGCTTACTTATTTGCAGGAATTTTTGCTACAATGATACCAGCCCTGCAGTTAATTGCTTACGAAGCAAAAATATTAGGTGATAAATTAAATCCAGGGTCATTTTATTGGGCAACGGGTATTCTTTCTGCTTTATTAGATAATGCACCAACTTATTTAAATTTTCTTAGTGCCGAACTTGGCAAGTACGGACTAAATGTAAATCTGAAAAGCGATGTTCAATTATTTCAGCACCTTTACCCTGTTTATTTGCAATCAATATCAATAGCTGCTGTTTTCTTTGGTGCAATGACTTACATAGGTAATGGGCCGAACTTTATGGTTAAATCGATTTCTGAACGTGCTGGCATTGAAATGCCAAGTTTCTTTGGGTACATGGTTAAGTATTCAATTCCGATTTTATTGCCAGTATTTTTATTAATCTGGTATGTGTTATATGCTTAA